From Sporosarcina sp. FSL K6-3457:
CTTTTCTTTCCAATCAACTGCATTTTTCACTTGAACGTTGTAGGTACGCGATAGGCAAGTATTCGCAATAAGATTACTGTAGAAGTAGGTGTGTCGTGAATAGTTAGCCGAAAGCGAACTGGAAATGCACCAGTGAAAATGGAGGTTTTCAAGCCTTTACTTACCTGTGACTTATGCAATGAAATGGTTAATCAACAGACGTAACGCAAAATAACCTTGTGAACAGCGGATTTGAAGAAAATCGATAACTTCCTTTACTTGGCAGTTGATAATTATAGGAGATAAGCATACAATATTAATACGAACTAATGTTCTTTTGTGAGGAGGGAAGCATGATGCCTTTAATTCCCCCAGAGGCATTGCCGCATTTTGAAAATATGATTTATTTACCAATGCTAATCACTATTTTAGAGAGGGATCGGAATTTATTTGAAAAAGGCCCTTTCAAATTGAAAGGACCTTACGTGAAACTTGTCAATCAGGCAAGTAATTTTGTGCGTATCGAGCTGAAGGATACGACCATCTATTTGCGCCGTCATAATATGAAAGTGATACGGGGCAAGACAGATGATACATTTACTGAATATGTCTTTATGCACGGTGGCTACGAAGAACATCGACGTTACTTGAATGTCCGTTTGCGTAATCGGACCGAAGAACTATTAGGCGTTTACTTTGCGATGGCTGAGTGAAAATAAGTTATTCGTCATCAAAATTGCTGTAATTACTAAAAGAAGAGGGTCTATTTAATTGTTTTTGCTTTTTATAAAAGTTCTTTTCAAGGAGATTACCAAATGCGTATTGTCGGTACATGGTTGAAGCAGAAATATTTACTTTGAAGGAGCGATTATTTTCCAAATGGACAATAGAGCCTACGTTATCGGGTTCTATAAAATCAATTGCATGATAGGAAATCCAAATATTTTCTTCGGCAGTTGGAGACATTGTGGGTAGGAATATATAGGGTGTACCGAAATCATGGGCTACGATAATCGGTGTCTTATGGTGTTTTCCAAGTGCGATTTTCGCGATATTTATCGAGGTCTGTAAAGAGCCTCCGTAATAGTCGCACGATTTTCTTACGATGTGAATCGGCTTTTTCGGGATAGTTAGTTCGCAATTACGTTCGATGACACGTGTTGCTACTATTTTGTCATCTACATTCACAGGTTGTAGCATAAATGTGTCAAAAGAGATGACATAGTTCGCAATCAATTCTCGTTTATTCAAACAAATAACCCCCTAAAATTTGTAATATACAAATACTATTATAAGTCAGAAAATTAATAATGCAACCTTTTTATGAATAGTAATGACTATTTTTTAGTTTGAATCTATTCACCTATTATTTTTACATCTAAATGGGATTATCGAGTGGGAACTATCCTAAATAATATGGATAATCGACAATAGAAAACCCTCCACTCGATTGATGAGGGAGGGTG
This genomic window contains:
- a CDS encoding competence protein ComK, with the protein product MNKRELIANYVISFDTFMLQPVNVDDKIVATRVIERNCELTIPKKPIHIVRKSCDYYGGSLQTSINIAKIALGKHHKTPIIVAHDFGTPYIFLPTMSPTAEENIWISYHAIDFIEPDNVGSIVHLENNRSFKVNISASTMYRQYAFGNLLEKNFYKKQKQLNRPSSFSNYSNFDDE